The following coding sequences lie in one Myxococcus xanthus genomic window:
- a CDS encoding LVIVD repeat-containing protein, with the protein MPSVLSPSLVLLSSCVLLLSTLSACDESAPTRDAGTWLPEDSGTLDSGTPDAGTEAPWDGGYTVLEERGDWIDRGRFAPCDFNQQGDPTTIRCDDLSRYDVSQCSPEALSQVVQHGIYQVDMRGERLLSDGGTQIAPDFASYQLFSDGGTDTLNGQPLLTRNTDGGSFFVVGSRANPFNGAVTVTALAGCQVPSPGIITGCYARCTNGRFSRAGTFEAHRMPSQRGEGESSGGLRLISESPVALGDAVDVYVTKNHAYVVSIDDLVGTNIGGLTVFDVSDRAHPIFKASISLPGDSSWNGVWAKGDALYIAGNRAGVVVYDISNPAQPEYVRHLPAGSYGAHTVLVDGNRLYAMSPGEVTFVHDVTSPLEPVLLQLITVPSEFSAGGVHDAFAYEGRLYISNGFGGYSIVDVTDLDNVRHLGQYVHGFDAYAHHSAVGTFAGRTIAFEGTEFNGAHLRVLDVTDPANIVKIGEFRLSPVTSIHNLILKGHLLYIAWYHEGVRVLDVSNPTKPRQVAHYSTFRESDPGRTDHLFEGTFGIRVPGDGYVYAADSVRGLLILNEL; encoded by the coding sequence ATGCCGTCCGTGTTGAGTCCGTCTCTGGTGCTGCTTTCCTCCTGCGTCCTGTTGCTGTCCACGCTCTCCGCCTGCGACGAATCCGCCCCCACTCGTGATGCAGGCACCTGGCTTCCGGAGGACTCGGGGACGCTGGACTCCGGCACTCCCGATGCGGGCACGGAGGCGCCGTGGGATGGCGGTTACACCGTGCTGGAGGAGCGCGGTGACTGGATTGACCGGGGCCGTTTCGCGCCATGCGACTTCAATCAGCAGGGAGACCCCACCACCATCCGGTGTGATGACCTGTCGCGCTACGACGTTTCGCAGTGTTCACCGGAGGCGCTCTCCCAGGTGGTGCAGCACGGCATCTACCAGGTCGACATGCGAGGTGAGCGCCTGCTGTCTGACGGAGGGACCCAGATTGCCCCCGACTTCGCCAGCTACCAGCTCTTCTCCGACGGAGGGACGGACACGCTCAACGGCCAGCCGCTGCTGACGCGGAACACGGACGGCGGGAGCTTCTTCGTCGTTGGCAGCCGCGCCAATCCCTTCAACGGGGCCGTCACTGTCACCGCGCTCGCCGGCTGTCAGGTGCCCTCACCCGGTATCATCACGGGCTGCTATGCCCGTTGCACCAACGGAAGGTTCAGCCGGGCCGGCACCTTCGAAGCGCATCGCATGCCCTCACAGCGAGGGGAGGGCGAGTCCTCGGGCGGGCTGCGCCTCATCTCCGAGTCCCCCGTCGCACTGGGGGATGCCGTGGACGTCTACGTCACGAAGAACCACGCCTACGTCGTCTCCATCGACGACCTCGTTGGCACCAATATCGGCGGGCTCACTGTCTTCGATGTGAGTGACAGGGCGCACCCCATCTTCAAGGCCTCCATCAGTCTGCCAGGGGACTCGAGCTGGAATGGCGTGTGGGCCAAGGGGGATGCCCTCTACATCGCCGGCAACCGCGCGGGCGTCGTCGTCTATGACATCTCCAACCCCGCGCAGCCGGAGTACGTGCGCCACCTGCCCGCGGGGTCGTACGGGGCGCACACTGTGCTGGTGGATGGAAACCGGCTCTATGCCATGTCGCCCGGCGAGGTGACCTTCGTGCACGACGTCACCTCGCCGCTGGAGCCCGTGCTGCTCCAGCTCATCACCGTGCCGTCCGAGTTCTCCGCGGGGGGCGTGCACGACGCCTTCGCGTACGAGGGCCGGCTCTACATCAGCAATGGCTTCGGTGGTTACTCCATCGTGGACGTCACCGACCTCGACAACGTGCGGCACCTGGGCCAGTACGTGCACGGCTTCGACGCCTACGCGCACCACAGCGCCGTGGGCACCTTCGCCGGGCGCACCATCGCCTTCGAGGGCACTGAATTCAATGGCGCCCATCTGCGCGTGTTGGACGTCACCGACCCGGCGAACATCGTCAAGATTGGCGAGTTCCGCCTCAGCCCCGTCACGTCCATCCACAACCTGATTCTGAAGGGCCACCTGCTCTACATCGCCTGGTACCACGAGGGCGTGCGCGTGCTGGATGTGTCCAACCCCACGAAGCCGCGCCAGGTGGCGCACTACAGCACCTTCCGTGAGAGCGACCCCGGCCGCACGGACCACCTTTTCGAGGGCACCTTCGGCATCCGAGTGCCCGGCGACGGGTACGTATACGCCGCCGACTCCGTGCGCGGCCTGCTCATCCTCAACGAACTCTGA
- a CDS encoding DUF4034 domain-containing protein, with amino-acid sequence MPSLRTALGAGVLVMGLGAGLAVTASRAKRSADVEARIAARQEPVLTPAPGPAPRGLPIVTPAGREEGKVPQGHVDGVALRSLLLRRQFEELTLAVEQLQWGMESNPQDEHWMTDGILALGNGSSESTELLDAWVEASPRSFAPYLARGTHWVSVGYLRRGGKTVAATAKEEFAGMHGAFERAVPDLVRAWSLQPKAVAAARPLIYVANALGDDEARERAFTRAMEQCPTCTDVRAVYLHGLAPRWGGTYEKMDAFAEAQSLAHPKVGFLRGFADFDRAHDLALQGKNDQGLVRLAQALSAGDYWEFRLARAKQLRRTKALDAAMEEANRAVALRPARASVYFERARIFSNSRKWEPAGKDLLHALRLDATDSDGRALRDHVVKGVIYDAWEAHKAGRREEALGLLELAGELAPGNPEVARRRAWVVKSPQQAEARAEETQGEGAEDFRTVQQRDYALARERRFKEILPLWDAFIERNPDHGLAYMERSGTHYHLRDLKSALSDLKKACDLGVNEGCARARQVERAKPAAR; translated from the coding sequence ATGCCATCTCTTCGTACCGCGCTCGGCGCGGGAGTCCTCGTAATGGGCCTGGGCGCCGGGCTTGCCGTGACCGCTTCACGGGCAAAGCGGAGCGCCGACGTCGAAGCGCGCATCGCGGCGCGCCAGGAGCCCGTCCTGACACCTGCCCCCGGCCCCGCGCCGCGAGGGCTTCCCATCGTGACGCCTGCCGGGCGCGAGGAGGGCAAAGTCCCCCAAGGGCATGTGGACGGGGTGGCACTGCGCTCGCTCCTGCTCCGACGCCAGTTCGAGGAGCTGACGCTGGCGGTCGAGCAGCTCCAGTGGGGCATGGAGTCGAACCCCCAGGACGAGCACTGGATGACGGACGGCATCCTGGCGCTCGGCAACGGCTCCTCCGAGTCGACGGAACTCCTCGACGCCTGGGTGGAAGCGTCGCCGCGCTCCTTCGCGCCCTACCTCGCGAGGGGGACCCACTGGGTGTCGGTGGGATACCTGCGCCGCGGGGGGAAGACCGTGGCGGCGACGGCGAAGGAGGAATTCGCCGGGATGCATGGGGCCTTTGAACGCGCGGTGCCCGACCTCGTCCGAGCGTGGTCGCTCCAGCCGAAGGCGGTCGCGGCGGCGCGGCCGCTCATCTATGTGGCGAACGCGCTGGGCGACGACGAGGCTCGCGAGCGCGCCTTCACCCGCGCCATGGAGCAGTGCCCCACGTGTACGGACGTCCGGGCCGTCTATCTCCACGGACTCGCCCCCCGCTGGGGCGGCACCTACGAGAAGATGGACGCCTTCGCCGAGGCGCAGAGCCTCGCTCACCCCAAGGTGGGCTTCCTGCGCGGCTTTGCCGATTTTGACCGCGCACACGACCTGGCGCTCCAGGGCAAGAACGACCAGGGACTGGTCCGGCTCGCCCAGGCGCTGTCAGCCGGCGACTACTGGGAGTTCAGGCTGGCTCGGGCGAAGCAACTGCGCCGCACCAAGGCCCTGGACGCCGCGATGGAGGAGGCGAACCGGGCCGTGGCCCTTCGGCCCGCTCGTGCGTCCGTCTATTTCGAACGTGCTCGGATTTTCTCCAACAGCCGGAAGTGGGAACCTGCGGGCAAGGACCTCCTGCACGCCTTGCGGTTGGACGCGACGGACTCGGACGGACGGGCCCTGCGGGACCACGTGGTGAAGGGCGTCATCTACGACGCCTGGGAGGCGCACAAGGCCGGACGCCGCGAGGAAGCGTTGGGCCTGCTGGAACTGGCTGGGGAGCTCGCTCCGGGCAACCCCGAGGTCGCGCGGCGGCGCGCCTGGGTCGTCAAATCTCCACAGCAGGCAGAGGCACGGGCCGAGGAGACGCAAGGCGAGGGGGCGGAGGACTTCCGCACCGTGCAGCAACGGGACTACGCCCTGGCGCGCGAGCGGCGCTTCAAGGAAATCCTCCCGCTCTGGGATGCCTTCATCGAACGCAATCCCGACCACGGGCTGGCCTACATGGAGCGCAGCGGGACGCACTACCACCTGCGGGACCTCAAGTCCGCGCTGTCAGACCTGAAGAAGGCGTGTGACCTGGGCGTCAACGAAGGCTGTGCCCGGGCGCGCCAGGTCGAGCGCGCCAAGCCCGCGGCCCGCTGA
- a CDS encoding alpha/beta fold hydrolase, with amino-acid sequence MPPPLRSAFQHRSSGDWRLCAGANLAPDAGNGQGCALSPPPGAVQRLPSGNSSPTPNHATVSCTPLLHHPTCGTPMTSWSTLTRALVAIVVLPSLALSAPRAGTTRPTGPAKRYTVEQFMETTSVLGASFSSDEQRVLYSSNETGVFNVFSVPVTGGKPTQLTRSTQDASIAVAYFPTDDRVLFTRDSGGNELAHLYVRTLDGQEKDLTPGDEHRASFFGWSQDGAAFYVLTNERDARFQDLYRYDAKTYARTLLYAGDGEHVPGALSPDEKWLALEKSRTLSDSDVYLYEFATQQRRHVTAHEGSASWKAATFDPASSALYLLTNEGSEFIRVERHVLATGKRELVEQLNWDVLSTVFSRRGTWRITRVNEDGRTTLRVHDVKAGRRVPLPGIPEGALSGVSLSRGEKRMAFHVDGDRSPGNLYVYDFETKKLTRLTDTLGRTLDTQHLVESERVRFKSFDGLEIPALLYKPHQATAKRRAPAIVFVHGGPGGQSSKGYSSFFQFLVHHGYVVLAVNNRGSEGYGKSFFAADDQQHGKAPLQDCVEAKKYLSALPYVDGARVGIMGPSYGGYMVLAALAFHPDVFAVGVDAFGISDWLSALRELPPHKEALREALYQELGNPQTQEAMLREISPLFHAEKIRRPLLVIQGANDPRVPKAKTDALVEAVRKNGVPVDYFVLPNDGHGFSSTKSEAETSVRILSFLDQYLRRSP; translated from the coding sequence GTGCCACCGCCGCTTCGCAGCGCCTTCCAGCACCGGAGCAGTGGGGACTGGCGGCTGTGCGCCGGAGCCAACCTCGCACCCGACGCAGGCAATGGCCAGGGGTGTGCCCTGAGCCCTCCTCCTGGCGCGGTGCAACGCCTTCCATCTGGAAACTCGTCTCCCACCCCCAATCACGCCACAGTCTCTTGCACTCCCCTGCTCCACCACCCGACTTGTGGAACCCCCATGACCTCCTGGTCCACCCTCACGCGAGCCCTTGTCGCCATCGTGGTCCTTCCCTCACTGGCACTATCCGCTCCCCGCGCCGGGACGACCAGGCCCACAGGCCCGGCAAAGCGTTACACCGTCGAGCAGTTCATGGAGACGACCTCCGTGCTCGGTGCGTCCTTCTCCTCGGATGAGCAGCGGGTGCTGTACTCGTCGAACGAGACCGGCGTCTTCAATGTCTTCTCCGTCCCGGTGACAGGCGGAAAGCCCACGCAGTTGACCCGCTCCACCCAGGACGCCTCCATCGCCGTCGCCTACTTCCCCACCGATGACCGCGTCCTCTTCACGCGAGACTCGGGAGGCAACGAACTCGCCCACCTCTACGTGCGCACGCTGGACGGCCAGGAGAAGGACCTCACTCCGGGCGACGAGCACCGCGCATCCTTCTTCGGCTGGAGCCAGGATGGCGCCGCCTTCTACGTCCTCACCAACGAGCGCGACGCACGCTTCCAGGACCTCTACCGCTACGACGCCAAGACGTATGCCCGCACCCTGCTCTACGCGGGCGATGGCGAGCATGTGCCCGGCGCCCTCTCCCCGGACGAGAAGTGGCTGGCGCTGGAGAAGTCACGGACGCTGTCCGACAGCGACGTCTACCTCTACGAGTTCGCCACCCAGCAGCGCCGGCACGTCACCGCGCACGAGGGCTCGGCCAGTTGGAAGGCGGCGACCTTCGACCCGGCGTCCTCCGCGCTGTACCTGCTCACCAACGAGGGCTCCGAGTTCATTCGCGTGGAGCGCCACGTGCTCGCCACCGGGAAGCGCGAGTTGGTGGAGCAGCTGAATTGGGACGTGCTCTCCACGGTGTTCTCGCGACGTGGCACGTGGCGCATCACACGCGTCAACGAGGACGGCCGCACCACGCTTCGGGTCCACGACGTGAAGGCCGGCAGGCGCGTGCCCCTGCCAGGGATTCCAGAGGGGGCGCTCTCCGGTGTGAGCCTGTCCCGCGGTGAGAAGCGAATGGCCTTCCACGTCGACGGAGACCGCTCGCCCGGCAACCTGTACGTCTACGACTTCGAGACGAAGAAGCTCACCCGGCTGACGGACACGCTGGGCCGGACTCTGGACACCCAGCACCTGGTGGAGTCGGAGCGGGTGCGCTTCAAGTCCTTCGACGGGCTGGAGATTCCGGCGCTGCTCTACAAGCCCCATCAGGCCACCGCGAAGCGGCGCGCCCCCGCCATCGTCTTCGTCCATGGGGGACCGGGAGGACAGTCTTCCAAGGGCTACAGCAGCTTCTTCCAGTTCCTCGTCCACCACGGCTACGTGGTGCTCGCCGTCAACAACCGGGGCAGCGAGGGCTACGGCAAGTCGTTCTTCGCGGCGGATGACCAGCAGCACGGCAAGGCACCGCTCCAGGACTGCGTCGAAGCGAAGAAGTACCTGTCCGCCCTCCCCTACGTGGATGGCGCGCGCGTGGGCATCATGGGCCCCAGCTACGGCGGATACATGGTGCTCGCGGCGCTGGCGTTCCATCCCGACGTCTTCGCCGTGGGCGTGGATGCGTTCGGCATCTCAGACTGGTTGAGCGCGCTGAGAGAGCTGCCGCCCCACAAGGAGGCCCTGCGCGAGGCGCTCTACCAGGAACTGGGCAACCCCCAGACGCAGGAGGCGATGCTTCGAGAAATCTCCCCGCTGTTCCACGCGGAGAAGATTCGCAGGCCCCTGCTCGTCATCCAGGGCGCCAACGACCCGCGCGTGCCCAAGGCCAAGACGGACGCACTCGTCGAGGCCGTCCGGAAGAACGGCGTGCCCGTCGACTACTTCGTCCTCCCCAACGATGGCCATGGCTTCAGCAGCACGAAGAGCGAAGCGGAGACCTCCGTGAGAATCCTCTCCTTCCTGGACCAGTACCTCCGACGGAGCCCCTGA
- a CDS encoding WG repeat-containing protein, with the protein MPATRYGFIDTKGELVIPSPHGTPFSFNEGWARMPAEKGWVFINAKGQPKLQVKRAFTGFSDGLALTDEGFIDEKGELVLPVAFKANFTKYVVAGATYENVGRFGSGLAPVMRAGAKSSDAYINRKGEVVLDGFAGGLARPFFEGKAHVVLKARPKTEQSRLIDPKGECLASFGFMTMGRFSDGLALVVERGKFGFVDESGAWVLEPTFSPWGDTYLSECAFRGGLAPVKVEGRYAFIDRTGALVIEPRFQAVHGTFSEGLAVVKQDGLFGYVRPDGSWAIPPRFVSAQPFSHGLAVVLSG; encoded by the coding sequence ATGCCCGCCACGCGCTACGGCTTCATCGATACGAAGGGGGAGTTGGTCATCCCCAGCCCCCATGGCACGCCCTTCAGCTTCAACGAGGGCTGGGCCCGGATGCCCGCCGAGAAGGGCTGGGTCTTCATCAACGCGAAGGGGCAGCCCAAGCTCCAGGTGAAGCGTGCCTTCACTGGCTTCAGTGATGGTCTGGCCCTGACGGACGAGGGCTTCATCGACGAAAAGGGCGAGCTCGTGTTGCCCGTGGCCTTCAAGGCGAACTTCACGAAGTACGTCGTGGCCGGGGCGACGTATGAGAATGTGGGGCGCTTCGGCTCGGGGCTCGCGCCGGTGATGCGCGCGGGGGCGAAGTCCTCCGATGCGTACATCAACCGGAAGGGCGAGGTGGTGCTGGATGGATTCGCCGGCGGGCTGGCCAGGCCCTTTTTCGAGGGCAAGGCGCACGTTGTCTTGAAGGCGCGTCCCAAGACGGAGCAAAGCCGGCTCATCGACCCCAAGGGGGAGTGCCTCGCCAGCTTCGGCTTCATGACGATGGGCCGGTTTTCGGATGGGCTGGCGCTGGTCGTGGAGCGTGGGAAGTTCGGCTTCGTGGACGAGTCCGGCGCATGGGTGCTGGAGCCCACGTTTTCGCCTTGGGGCGACACGTACCTGTCGGAGTGCGCGTTTCGCGGGGGATTGGCTCCCGTGAAGGTGGAGGGCCGCTATGCCTTCATCGACCGGACGGGGGCCCTGGTCATCGAGCCCCGCTTCCAAGCGGTCCACGGTACGTTTTCGGAAGGGCTGGCGGTCGTGAAGCAGGATGGCTTGTTCGGCTACGTGCGCCCGGACGGAAGCTGGGCGATTCCTCCTCGCTTCGTCTCCGCTCAGCCCTTCTCCCACGGGCTGGCCGTGGTGCTCAGCGGCTGA
- the mtgA gene encoding monofunctional biosynthetic peptidoglycan transglycosylase produces the protein MASRPPSVRASSPRTQKTKQLPSGARRAVGKDSSPGWGRWMFGGWLLFVVWLSVEYVRLPDVRALQTQNPRTTALITQRAEEALAEGKKPRVRQAWVSLEAVAPHAVDAVLSSEDARFYKHEGVDWIEVENALEQSVRKARLGRGASTLTQQLAKNLYLSTDRSLLRKGKELLLARQLETHLSKQHILTLYVNVVEWGEGVYGIEAAAREHFGTSARALSVAQGAMLAGMLPAPRRWLPAQKPETLRIRAGAIIGRLEREGRITATQAREAQAELSRFFGETSVPGSVVEAISRLSSES, from the coding sequence ATGGCCTCCCGTCCGCCCTCCGTCCGTGCCTCCTCCCCCCGGACGCAGAAGACGAAGCAGCTCCCTTCCGGCGCCCGGCGCGCCGTGGGGAAGGATTCCAGTCCGGGCTGGGGCCGCTGGATGTTTGGCGGGTGGCTGCTGTTCGTCGTCTGGCTCAGCGTGGAGTACGTGCGGCTGCCCGACGTCCGCGCGCTTCAGACGCAGAACCCTCGCACCACCGCGCTCATCACGCAGCGGGCCGAGGAGGCGCTGGCGGAGGGGAAGAAGCCCCGAGTGCGCCAGGCCTGGGTGTCTCTGGAGGCGGTGGCGCCGCACGCGGTGGACGCCGTGCTGAGCTCCGAGGATGCGCGCTTCTACAAGCACGAGGGCGTGGATTGGATCGAGGTGGAGAACGCCCTCGAGCAGTCCGTGCGGAAGGCGCGCCTGGGCCGCGGCGCGTCCACGCTCACCCAGCAGCTGGCCAAGAACCTCTACCTCTCCACGGACCGCAGCCTCCTGCGCAAGGGCAAGGAGTTGCTGCTCGCCCGCCAGCTGGAGACCCATCTGTCCAAGCAGCACATCCTCACGTTGTATGTGAATGTGGTGGAGTGGGGAGAGGGCGTGTATGGCATCGAGGCCGCGGCGCGTGAGCACTTCGGTACCTCGGCGCGGGCGCTCTCCGTGGCACAGGGGGCGATGCTCGCGGGCATGCTTCCCGCCCCACGCCGCTGGCTGCCCGCCCAGAAGCCCGAGACGCTGCGTATCCGGGCTGGCGCCATCATCGGGCGGCTGGAGCGCGAGGGCCGCATCACCGCGACGCAAGCCCGCGAGGCCCAGGCAGAACTCTCGCGCTTCTTCGGCGAAACCTCCGTGCCCGGCTCCGTGGTGGAGGCCATCTCCCGACTGTCCTCGGAGAGCTGA
- a CDS encoding collagen-like protein, with amino-acid sequence MGPQGSQGPKGDTGEQGPPGATGAQGPQGPRGDTGPAGPMGPVGESPEICTPGEFFCEGTRLWACTRSGTDAVLNTKCAGGTTTNPTGCFTTACAPGDAACCRTEKPTCQWTMSRPITSTGAGYENAYGGVVTPESYYCYAPSSCLATDTFTVQMGITGNESITCGAVFSMLVIRVTRPMTTPGQVFTLPNSRVSLSLYADENGRACSNWTGTVTWHSEVPAWSVSVNATCSETGKSHIQLVGSYSGDT; translated from the coding sequence ATGGGCCCCCAGGGTTCGCAGGGGCCCAAGGGCGACACGGGCGAGCAGGGCCCGCCTGGCGCGACGGGCGCGCAGGGCCCCCAGGGGCCCCGGGGCGACACCGGGCCGGCGGGCCCCATGGGCCCTGTGGGGGAGTCGCCGGAGATCTGCACGCCGGGAGAGTTCTTCTGCGAGGGAACGAGGCTGTGGGCCTGCACGCGCTCGGGCACCGACGCCGTGCTGAACACGAAGTGTGCGGGTGGCACGACGACGAATCCCACGGGGTGCTTCACGACCGCCTGCGCTCCCGGCGACGCGGCGTGCTGCCGCACCGAGAAGCCCACCTGTCAGTGGACCATGAGCCGCCCCATCACCAGCACGGGCGCGGGCTACGAGAACGCCTATGGCGGCGTCGTCACGCCTGAGAGCTACTACTGCTACGCGCCTTCGAGCTGCCTCGCGACGGATACCTTCACCGTGCAGATGGGAATCACGGGCAATGAGAGCATCACCTGTGGCGCGGTCTTCTCGATGCTGGTCATCCGCGTGACCCGGCCCATGACGACGCCGGGGCAGGTCTTCACCCTGCCGAATTCAAGGGTGTCGCTCTCCCTGTACGCGGATGAAAACGGCCGGGCATGCTCGAACTGGACGGGCACCGTTACCTGGCATTCCGAGGTTCCGGCCTGGAGCGTCAGCGTCAACGCGACCTGCTCGGAGACAGGCAAGAGCCACATCCAGCTTGTGGGCTCCTACAGCGGCGACACCTGA